A window from Shewanella livingstonensis encodes these proteins:
- a CDS encoding DUF3379 domain-containing protein gives MDDLQFRRQAYGDPNNRSDEFLIHLAENEDDAKFVKDLKAFDRKITQALNISVPNDLADKLILRQQLSQHQQSKKQTRYMMAMAASVAFIVGVSFSLLRFTPVNLGENSLAHVHHETKALIMEQDIGFNDVNFKLASLDGLSESKFIQQPGRVFYTSYCDFQGVKSLHLVMADESGNKVTLFIVPIESRIVLEEAFADNQYKGQSFQTADAYMVLVGEPASDLDFIKKEVENTFI, from the coding sequence ATGGATGATCTACAGTTTCGTCGCCAAGCATACGGTGACCCCAATAATCGGTCAGATGAGTTTTTAATTCATTTAGCTGAAAATGAAGACGATGCAAAATTTGTCAAAGACCTAAAAGCATTTGATCGTAAGATTACTCAAGCACTCAACATTAGTGTTCCTAATGATTTGGCTGATAAATTGATTTTACGACAGCAATTGAGTCAGCATCAACAAAGTAAAAAACAGACTCGTTATATGATGGCGATGGCTGCATCAGTGGCTTTTATCGTCGGAGTCAGCTTTAGCTTATTGCGCTTTACGCCTGTAAACTTAGGCGAAAACTCGCTAGCGCATGTTCACCATGAAACCAAAGCATTAATCATGGAACAGGATATTGGATTTAATGATGTCAATTTTAAACTAGCCAGTTTAGATGGATTAAGTGAGTCGAAATTTATCCAACAACCTGGGCGCGTGTTTTATACCTCGTATTGTGATTTTCAAGGTGTGAAATCATTGCATTTAGTCATGGCCGACGAGAGCGGTAATAAGGTCACCTTGTTCATTGTTCCTATAGAAAGCCGTATTGTGTTAGAAGAAGCTTTTGCTGATAACCAATATAAAGGCCAAAGTTTTCAAACAGCCGATGCCTATATGGTATTGGTTGGAGAACCCGCTTCCGATCTTGATTTTATCAAAAAAGAAGTTGAAAACACCTTTATTTAA